Within Chiloscyllium punctatum isolate Juve2018m chromosome 20, sChiPun1.3, whole genome shotgun sequence, the genomic segment AAATGAAGCGatattaaaagtgagggaaacacAGTTCAACATTCTGAACGGTTTGTTCTACCACCTATGCTAACAATGTGGTGTTAACTACTAAGTTCTGACTTATAAATTCATAAATTATTCGCAAGGTATTAGAGTTCAAAAGCATTTATTAGTTTTCATAGGAGTGAAGCAAATAATGGTATCTGTCATTAACAATAGTCACACAGAGACAATACCATCTCAAAAATAATCACACATGTTCTTGAAGTGCTTACAGAGAAACAGGTGAGTTCACTGGGTCGCAGGTTTCAAGAGCAAGGGAATCAGCTCGTCAAGTGTTGAGGCAATCTGAAGTATCTATTGTAACAATCAGCTTTTATCCCTTCTCTTTCACTCTCATTATGAGGCATCACACACTTTGAGGTATTCTCATCCAAGTAGCTGCAAGATTAACTTGCTATAACTCACCACCGCTCCTTAATTTTCCCGGGAAATGGCTGATGCCTTTTCAAAGCTGGGGTGAGTGAAGACAAGTTTGGAGCTTTGTCATTGAAAACATTTCTAACCACTGTCACTTGTGCtaattgagcattgctaacagAAACAGTTTCACCTAAAGTTAGTGTGAAAAGGGTAACCATGATTTATGCTACTACAATTCAGTAACAAGATTAATAGACGGTGTCTGCTGTCATTACTATGATTCACTGAGGAGTTTAATGCAGGCATGTCTGTTATTATTATCATTCACTATTGAGACTTATACCACAACAATTATACGACAAAGCAGAGAAATTGTACAATTTAAGTCAATTGTAACATGACAAATGACAGCTAAATCACAAGAAGCAACTTTTTGTTTTAATAAAGAAAGGCAGAAAGACCACATGGATTCATAAAAGAAATAAAGCACAGGGCACCCGCTGATATCAGAGGGTGAGATCTGCCAATAACATCAGCAAAAGGAGAGGCCAGGGAATATCACATCAGCAGGATAAGACTCCATGTCCTGATGGACTTTATCTCACGGCCTTGAAAGAGATGGTGAATGCATTGTTGATGCTTTATTGTTCATTTTCAAAAATTCACTAGATTTTTGAAAGGTTCCATCAGACTGGAAAGTAGCAAATATAATTCCTCTGTTCAAGGAGGGAGGAAGACAGCAAACAGAAAACTATAAATCAGTTTGTTTGGTATATATTGTGGCGAAACTGTCAGAATCAATTGTTGAGGAGGTTCTAGCTGAGCACTTAGAAAAATCCAAGATAATTGGGAAGATTCAGCATCATATCATGAAAGAGAAATAGTTACCAATTTATAGCAGTTATTTGAAGGGGTAATGTGCACTGTGGATAAACTAGATTTGTATTTTTGTAATAATATTgtatttggatttctagaagtCATTTGACAATGTGTTGCATTAAAGGTAATTCTGTAAAATAATACCTCATGCTATCAGAGGTAACTCAGTAGTcgggatataaaattggctgactggcaaaaATCAAAGTTTGCTTATATGGATCTTATATGTGGCTGGATATGATTAGTGGGGTTTAGAAGGAATTTGTGCTGTGGTTTCAACTTATTACAATTTATATTATCAGTTGGATGAGGGGAGTGAGGCACAGTAGCTAAATTTGAAGATGAGATAGAGGTAGGTAGGTAACTATTATGAGGTGTATATCGATATGTTGGTTGAAGCAACTACCTCACAGATGAGAAAATGTGAACCTTAGGCAGGAAGTACAAAAAAGCTGAGTATTACTTAAGCAGAGAACATCTACAAAATTCATAGGAGCAGAGGTGTCAGGGTGTTTTAGTGAATGGGTCACAAAACATTGGTATGCAGATACGGCAAGTATTAACAAGGACTTACGAAATACTATCTTTAATTATGAGGGGAACTGAAGATAAAAGTAAAGAGGttctgcttcagttatacagggcatttgTGAAGAATGGAAATGAATTGGAGACATTTCAAGGGAAGTTTGCTGGATTGATTCCTGGAATGAGTAGGCGGTCATAAGAGGAAGCTTTTGACAATTTGGACTTGTTTTCACTTGAAATTGGAAGCATGAGGGGTGGTATGATTTAAGtctataagatcctgaatggtcttgaccaGGTGGAAATAGAAAGAATGTTCCCTCTTGTGGGTAGTTAGGAGCTGTGGGTGCTACTTACAAGTTAGAGGTGACTTTTTTAGGATGGACATGAGGGGacttttttctctctcagagggttgtgtgactctggaactctctgcctcagaaagtggtggaagcaggATCATTGAATACTTTTAAGGTGGAGGTAAGTTCTTATTAGGTAAGAGAATAAAAGATTATTAGGGTAAATGGGAATGTGCTTTTCAAAACACcaacaggtcagccatgatcactgAAAGACAGAGCAAGTCTGAGGGGATAAAAGGCCTACCTCTATTCCTAATTCATACGCTTGCATGGAGAGACCTGGAAACTACATTATCAGAAGAAATATTCAGTAATTAGTCGAGCAATCAAACAGCTTTAGTCTTTTGAAGTTGTTGGGCAGGTGCTTGAAGTGTCAAAGGGTGACCATTTTAGAGACATTGATCATAGCACACTTAGATTCAGCACCGTTATGTAAAGTGTCAATTTTTATAAAAAGTAAACATTTCTAAATTGAGGAAAGGCACATTTTATAAAGCTAAGAGTTGACCTTGCAAAAGTGGATTGATGTTATCTACATTGTCGTGAcattgaaggcatgtactgtacctttaagagagagtgcaTGTTGTTTTGCACTGACAGCTTACAAACACCTGTCATGTGAGTAActggcagtctcagagtgtactggaaaattgaaaaaaaTGTCACATTTAGCTGTGAAACAAATATccaagttaattgttgttttgacaacaattcgaatttaaccaaccagtttaaattatgcctcaggatacaaaaactcgattgagtttgaatttattgtttttgccaatATCAAACCAATGAGGCAATCCAATGTTTGGGGTATTAAaaaaagcaggcattttgaaagtcaGCCAGAGAAACTGTCATCGAGAGAGTAATTGCCACTGAGTGAGTAACTGCAGTCGAaaaagactgccattcaaaaccactctctatcaaaggtacctttctcATATGAAAAATATTCACAGTAAAAGATAAGAGATGACACTGGGAGATCTTCAGCTGAAAGACGATACCGGAGACCAACAGccgctgtatggttttgaaattaagttgatgttaTTTTAATAAGTGTTGTATTGGAACAGTatgttgttatagagttggaggcaatTAGCatgcagttaagagaaagggggctgagagttgTCAATAGATGTTGTTTAaagttcacttttagagttaaagaataaattgatattattttctttaaatagtggaatttgtgaGTTTTCCAttactcatgttttaacagattgcGAGgtcagcttttctgggtgtttggtttaattaacataAGGATTCATTGCCATGTCATAACAGCGTGGATTCCCAATTCATATGCTTGCGCAGAGAGACCTGGAAATTACATTATCAGAAGAGATATCCACGATTAGTCCAGCAATTAAATAGCTGTAGTTTTTTGAAATTGTTGGGCAGGTGCTTGAAGTAGCAGTGTGACCATTTTGGAGATATTGACCATAACACACTTAGATTTAGCATCATTGTGGAAAGTGACAAGAATAAAACAGAAGTAAAAATTTCTAAATTGAGGAAAAGCAAATGTTATAACGCTGAGTTGATCTGGTAAAAGTGaattgatgttgtctacatggattttatcaaggcatttgacaagttcCCATATAACTGACTGGTTAGTGAAATTCGAGTCTATGGGATACTGGGGAATCTGGTGAGTTGGATCCAGAGTTGGCTCAGTGGCAGGAAACAAATGACAATGGTCAATCTAAGTTATTGCAAATGGAAAATAGTTTCTACTGCAATTCTTCAGGACTCAGTGTTGGGCCCTTTGATATTACATTTTAATTATATACACTTAAACATGGGAAATTTGATTGGAAGATCTGTAAACAACAAAAATTTGACCAGATAGTTGATACTGAAAAGGATGGCTATTGACTTCAGAATAACAATAATGGTTTGGTTGAGTGAGCAGGAAAGTGATAAATGAAATTCAGTCCAGAAAAGTACAAAGTTATGCATTCGGGGAGGGAATTGCTAGGGAATACAGAATAAATGGGAGTGTGTTGAGAGGGATAAAGGAACTGAGGAACTGAGAGGAATTGCAGTATGTGTCAACAAGTCCCTGAAGGTGGAAGAATGGTAAATAAGGCAATAAGGAAGGCATACAGGATGTGTTTTTTTCATTGAGCAAGGTATTGAATAAAAAAAGCAGAAATATAATACCATAACTATCTAACAAATTGATCACAACAGCAGTTTTGGCTCCAGTCATGATCACTACATTTCAGTTGCTCTAGtgagagtacagaggagattcacaagaatgttaccagggcTTAAACATTGCCACTATGAGGACTTGTTGAATAGCTGTTTTACCGAgaacagaggaggctgagagatgactaAACTTAAGTATACAAAGCGGTGAGAGGCTTAGATAGATTGGACAGGGAAGATCTGTTTCTCCTAGCAGAGGGGTCGAATACAAGGgggtacaggtttaaggtaattggcaacaGAGTTAGTGGAGACAGGAATCAGGAATGTCTGCCCAGTTTGATTGttgaggcagaaactctcaaggTATTTAACAGGGAACCTGGGTCTGTAACCTCCAACACTGTGAATAAAGTTAGCGAAAGTGTGATTAGAATAGGGTATTCAGCTGGCCCAGACATGATGGATTaaaatggcttctttctgtgaTGTAACCTCTCCATGGTCCTATAACATCATCAGATAGAGGGAGACAAAGCAATGTCATCATCAGATGAGGAAACTGAGTAATGTTATCATTACAGAGGGAGACCACAGAGTGACATTAGAAGGATACACAAAACAATTTGACACTTAATTGTACATATTCTGGCTGGATCTCCATGACGATATATCTTAAGACTTAAGTTTCCTTGGGGAGTGGAAGAATGGGATTGATTTGTTTCATAAATTggtgtaaacaaaaaaaaacgcTTTACTTTTCAATTCTTGTGGGCGCTTCAATAGTTTCTGTCCTATTTAGCGTGAAATTTCCGTCACCAAATTCATTGATACCAGAAGTGACGTCAGAGTCTCAAATATCATGTTGAACTTAACAGTTTTAGGGATTTGTCCCAACTATAAAATGCTGGGAACACGGGTTCAGTGAAtgtggtttgaaatgtgtgtaaaTGTTTCAGTGAGTCAGTGACCTGGTAAAATGACAAAGTCCCAGCCTCATAGTTCAACTGGACTCGAATCCTGTTCACAGATGGGAGCAATGGAAGGACTGTGATCTGAGAGTTGTGCCGAGCTGTAAGATAACCTGCAATAAAATCCAAACTCCAAGATTTACTACTGTTTCCAAGAGAAGagacttccccctctctctccacactcccatacacaatcCCGATTCTCCAGTAATTCCCATCAGTCGCCACATCCCAGGAATGGGATCCTGAGGAAAAGCTCTGGGAGCAAAGTACTTGAGGAAGATACTTAAATCTCTTTGGGTGAGGCGAATAGGGCTGTTGCTGGTCTGTCCACATTACTGATCTCAGATCATCAGACAGAATCAAGTTGCAGTTTGCTGTCTTTGGATCCAGGCTCAATGGACTTTTTCCTAGAGAGGTGAGAAGAGATTGGTCAGACACAGTATTTCCACTTAGATCAATAAGTGACTGCTGCAGGATCGGAATATAAGTATTTCCCAGACACTATCAGACCCACATTACTGTTAGACTAGATTCTTCCCATGTTAAATAAAAGGCCTTCAGTCAAAATCTCTGTTAAAGATCAGTGTGTGGATCCCCATGTTACTCAGTGCAAACATTAACATGAGATACTGTGTAACAGTCAATTTCATCATACAAGTGTTGTGGATATATTCCCGAGAACACAATAGAAGGGACTCATCAGTGCACAACACCGTTACATCCCCACAATCTGAACACTGATTACGTTGGTAACACACATAATACTATCCCACCTTGAATACAGGTGTTTGTCCTGGACTTATTCCCTCTGTTATTGTCTCATTCTGAATATAGGACTGTATCCTGGGCTGTGTTTTGAAGTTACTGAAATATTCTGAATACAGCAGTATGTCCTGGACTTTCTCCCCAAATTTCTGTCCCATTCTATTCACAGTCTAATTCGAACCTCTATCAGTTTACACAGAATGGTGAAGAGTAGTTGGGACTTGTATTGAATCTGTCCCTTCTGTATGTTAATTTGTTGTCCCCTCTCTACATCAAACTTACCAACACTTACATAGACCCCatgtcaaaaaaaaatcaagtctgTTCCAGGAATAGTTACGGAAACTTGAACTTCAAATCCCCTACTCTAAATTCAGACTGAAGGAACATTATTTGAAAAAATGTAAGAATTGGTTTGATTTCTATGTAAAATTATGAACCTACTTTGGGATATTTCTGTTGTCCCATCGATTCCAGATGATGGCTGAAGAATTTTCTCTTGGTCAGTGGCTGCTTCAGAAACACTCTCTTGGGAAGGAGTTTTGCTCACTGCGTCGCTGTGTTCAGGGGTGGAAGCTGACTCTGTAAACATAGCATGCAGTCATTGGGAATTATGGCATAACAAGTTCCAGCCTCCTGCATATTCCTCAGTGGTTGGTAAGAGATTCCATCCTTATATATtcatacattacaacagtgactctACACTTAAAACAGAGTTCATATGCTGTAAAGCATTGTAGGAAATCCTGAGATTATGAAAGGCGCAATAAAGATGTAAACCTTCCTTATTTTACTTTACTCTTTAAATTCAAATCTCAAACCACtgactgaagaagtgtcacaaaAAATAGAGTTAACTAGAAAATGGAAGGgttaagagagaaaaaaaaccaagGGATTTCTTGAAAGCTGAGTGGGTTAAATACAAGTTATATTTGGTTGAACTCCATTGAAGATTACAAACACACCATGGGATATTTCTGTGCCCATTTTGATCTCAGTCAAATTCTGGATGACATTCCCTGGGATAGGATCTGCCCCCGAAGCACTTTGAGGGAAAGGAGGCACTCTTGATTGGTCCACGTATTCGGTGGAAGCTGACAATGTAAACAAAGCACATGGTGATTGGGAATAGTGAAACTGTAAGGACTAGCCTCTTTAGTGTTCTCAGTTGTGGCTTGTAGATTCCATCTTTATCTATTCGTACATTACAACAGTAACTACATTTCAAAAATAGAACTTCAATGGCTGAAAAGCACTTTTGAATGTCATGAGGTTATGAAGGGTGATGAAAGATGCTATAAAACTGCAAATAGCCTGTTTTTTTCCATTTTCAACTAAAAGTCCCACAACTGAGGGAATGTCACAAAAATAAGGGTCAGATTGAAAATTATAGGTTTAGGAGAAAAGCGAGGGTTAATTGAGAAAGGAGATGGATACGTCACAGACAAAATGAACCCATTTGAAGATTACAAACCCACCTAGGGATTTTTCAGCTTCCTTGTCAATTGTAGTCAATGGTGAGCTGACCTTTGTGGGGACAGGGGCTGCCCCAGAGGAGTTATGCTGGGAAGGAGTTACATTCAGTAAGCCCGTGTCTCTGATGGAAGATGGCACTGTAAACAAAGCACATTGTAATTGTGATGTTGTGAGTTCCAGCTGTTTTCGTATTACTGAAAGATGGGTTGAAGATACCATTACTATACCTAATGATATCATATCAGTGATTACGCCTCAAAAGTAGAACTTCATTAGCTTTAAGTAATTCGGGATGGCCTGATGTTATGAAAAGCATTTAATAAGTGGAGGCCCTTTTACTGGATTACacgtgaaacaaactttacaacAATGTCCCTTCAAGGGACATTCTAATTGACATTCCTCCCTGGCCCACAGTGGACCCATTCCACAGAGGAaggtttagacaatagacaatagacaatagatgcaggagtaggccattctgcccttcgagcctgcaccgccattcaatatgatcatggctgatcattcctaatcagtatcctgttccagccttatctccataacccttgactccactatctttaagagctctatccaattctttcttaaatgaatccagagactgggcctccactgccctctggggcagagcattgcacacagccaccactctctgggtgaagaagtttctcctcattaaAGCATATCTTACTGGGGACTGAGGATGGATCTCAGGTTCTTGATTCATACACGCATGAAGCTCACTTTAAACTTCAAGTATATTCCCAGCTGTATGAACACAATTAACCCAACCTGCTCTCATTCCCTTAGATTGGAGAAAAGTTGCATGTTCTTACTGATGATTCCCAATATGTCTGAGTGGTAATTTTCCCAAGAATTCAGCTTGTCCTGAAGGTGTTGAAATATACCAGACAGATTCAGGGTGACCTCTGGAACATTTGGCTCTATGACTGTCCGAGTCTCAGTCACTCTGAAACGAAATAGAAGAGAATGGTTTTATCAGTGAGGGTGTTTCAAATAAGGTTCTGCAAAagggaatttagggagttaggtaCAAAGTTGAAAAGGAGGACTTCTAGGGttataatctcaggattactcccTATGCTGTGTGctagtgaggccagaaataatAAAATAGGACAGGTGAATGTGTGGCCAGTTGACCAGGTATCAGGACCAGcgtattcctgtcaggatgaaggATAAACATGTCAAGATTCAGGAACCTGAATTTTTCTAAttcaaaagaaaaaggaagcaaatGTTAAGGTTTAGGAAAAAGAAATCAAGCAAGTCCCTTGAGGGGTATAAAGGAAGCAGAATGGAACTTAAAAAGAAGTTAGGAGGGCTAGCAGGGGCATGGACAAGACATTTTTTATGTATATTAGGagtaagagggtaactagggaaagggtaGATCCATTTAAAGACAAAGGAGTATATTAATGCATGGAACCAGAGGAAGAGGGTGAGGTCCTTCATGAATATTTCGCTTTGGTATTCATCAAGGAGAAAGGCATGGATAATGGgaagtttagaaaggcatttgTTGATACTCTAAGGCATGTTGATATTAAAAAGGAGCAAGTGTTGGGTATCTTGAAAAATATTAAGGTACTTAAGTCCCCAGgccctgatgggatctatcccaggatactgaaggaggcaagagaggatatTGCTGGGGCCTTAATagagatctttgcatcctctttaGCCACAGGCAAGATCTCAAAAGACTGGGGAGTAGCCAatattgttcctttgttcaagaaattaTAGGCTGAGAGACCCTGACATAAACGATAGGGAAGTTCGAgcagaagattcttagggacaggatttatttgCATTTGGAGAAGAATGAATttgtcagggatagtcagcataacttTATGCAGAGGAGGAGTTGTCTCAAAAACCTGATTGAGGTGTtgaagaaatgacaaaagtgatgAGGGTACAGCAGTGGATGCTATCTACATGGAATTACTGAAGATATAAATAACTTGGACAAAAATAACAGtgatctaattagtaagtttgcagatgacacgaaaattggagTTGGgggtagtgaggaaggttatcaaaggaTGCAGCATCTTATAGATCAGATGAAAAGtcggacagagaaatggcaggtggagtttaatccgaacaagtgtgaagtgatgcattttgggaggacaAATGCAGGAGGAAAGTATATAGTAAATGGCAGtacccttaggagcattgatcgaaagagggatcttgggttccaagtccataACTCCCGGaaaatggcaacacaagtggataaggtgataAAGAAGACATACAACAAGCTTGCCTTCATCATTTGGGGCAGTGAGCATAAttgttggcaagtcatgttgcaactgtataaaaCTTTGGCCAAGCAACATTTGGAGTCGTGCACACAATCCTTGTCACCGCACTACAGGAAAGATgcagagactttggagagggtgcaaaagaggtttacctgcctggattagagtgtattagatataaggagaggctggacaaactTAAAGTGTTTGTACCAGAGCTtcagaggttgaggagtgacctgtTAGAAGAatttaaaattatgagaggcatggataggatagaagttggaatctttttcccagggtggaaatgtcaaatactactgggcgtaggtttaaggtgaggggggcaCGTTTAAAGAAAATgtggaaagattttttttttacacagaggatagaATAGAAGAGCTTTTATTGTCACATTTCCTCAATGAGTATAGTGAAATATTTTTATATCACCAATTACAGCGCCAACTTAGATACAAAAGTATCTGGGCATATCTTCTTTAGTGACAAGACAGTAGAGAAATAAAATgtgtagattgggttgggatatctggttggcatggacaggttggaccgaagggtctgtttccatgctgtacatctctatgactctatgactacattgtccaaatagactgcataGTTTGTTagcccagccacaactctgttctttggaatgtggtgagtgtgttcttcattccaaagagcaTTACTTTGAcctggggttacaaatgcagaaattgttTTGCCGACTCTGATAatggtacctgccagtaaccacacatTATGCCCACTTGGTGctgtaactggcttgtctgacTTTCTCAATACAGTCCCCCAATCTAGGAAGTAGATATGTGTCCGATTTTGTAACAGCattgaccttccgataatccacgCAGAATCGTTCAGGCCCgtctggtttgggaactaagatgatcagcGAAGTCCACTCGCTCTGGCTCGGTTTGATGATGTCATcatcgagcatggcctccacctccatctggacctgtctggctttgaaaggattaagccgatcggggtgttgttttatcggagcagtattccctatgtACAATTGCGTTAGTCCTCcacatctgattcttacatatgtccttatactgcagtaGCAAATCTTTCAACTacattctatgctcctgagagaGACAACTATCCCACTCATTAAGGATGTCttcattttaaaatctattttgaggcacatcac encodes:
- the LOC140492204 gene encoding E3 ubiquitin/ISG15 ligase TRIM25-like, producing the protein MDPRSLENELTCAVCLHVYQDPVTLPCQHSFCLKCIEGVWAQKTVPGGFECPRCRRKFNQKPRLEKNTTLYNIVEKYKQSQSSLETLGARCDSCDDKPFPAAKTCLTCLASFCFLHLRPHLRNKAYQDHTLIDPMADVTDRQCTDHKKLLEFYCKDEDVCLCVSCTITGKHKFHTLLSLNEAQADIKEKLGREIEKLQEDQETYSRKQRNLDRSADDIKIQLNKLKENILKNFAEWRSKLEEDEASTLRLIDEEGLYTLTQIRSHSGALNKMIELVASVNGKNQSLLQRDPLSFIQNSRQLLSRVTETRTVIEPNVPEVTLNLSGIFQHLQDKLNSWENYHSDILGIIMPSSIRDTGLLNVTPSQHNSSGAAPVPTKVSSPLTTIDKEAEKSLESASTPEHSDAVSKTPSQESVSEAATDQEKILQPSSGIDGTTEISQRKSPLSLDPKTANCNLILSDDLRSVMWTDQQQPYSPHPKRFKYLPQVLCSQSFSSGSHSWDVATDGNYWRIGIVYGSVEREGEVSSLGNSSKSWSLDFIAGYLTARHNSQITVLPLLPSVNRIRVQLNYEAGTLSFYQVTDSLKHLHTFQTTFTEPVFPAFYSWDKSLKLLSST